One Microcaecilia unicolor chromosome 4, aMicUni1.1, whole genome shotgun sequence genomic region harbors:
- the LMO2 gene encoding rhombotin-2 isoform X1 → MSSAIERKSLDPSEEPVDEVLQMSPSLLTCGGCQQNIGDRYFLKAIDQYWHEDCLSCDLCGCRLGEVGRRLYYKLGRKLCRRDYLRLFGQDGLCASCDKRIRAYEMTMRVKDKVYHLECFKCAACQKHFCVGDRYLLINSDIVCEQDLYEWTKINGMM, encoded by the exons ATGTCATCGGCAATCGAGAGGAAGAGCCTCGATCCTTCTGA GGAACCAGTGGATGAGGTGCTTCAGATGTCCCCTTCCTTGTTGACATGTGGCGGCTGCCAGCAGAACATTGGGGATCGGTACTTTCTGAAGGCCATCGATCAGTACTGGCATGAGGACTGTCTGAGTTGTGATCTGTGTGGCTGCAGGCTTGGTGAAGTGGGACGACGGCTGTACTACAAACTGGGACGAAAGCTCTGCAGGAGGGACTACCTCAG ACTTTTTGGCCAGGATGGGCTTTGTGCATCCTGTGACAAACGGATCCGAGCGTACGAGATGACAATGCGTGTGAAGGACAAAGTCTACCACCTTGAGTGCTTCAAGTGTGCAGCCTGTCAGAAGCACTTCTGTGTGGGTGACCGATATCTCCTCATTAACTCGGACATTGTGTGTGAGCAGGACCTCTATGAATGGACGAAGATTAATGGTATGATGTAA
- the LMO2 gene encoding rhombotin-2 isoform X2, protein MSPSLLTCGGCQQNIGDRYFLKAIDQYWHEDCLSCDLCGCRLGEVGRRLYYKLGRKLCRRDYLRLFGQDGLCASCDKRIRAYEMTMRVKDKVYHLECFKCAACQKHFCVGDRYLLINSDIVCEQDLYEWTKINGMM, encoded by the exons ATGTCCCCTTCCTTGTTGACATGTGGCGGCTGCCAGCAGAACATTGGGGATCGGTACTTTCTGAAGGCCATCGATCAGTACTGGCATGAGGACTGTCTGAGTTGTGATCTGTGTGGCTGCAGGCTTGGTGAAGTGGGACGACGGCTGTACTACAAACTGGGACGAAAGCTCTGCAGGAGGGACTACCTCAG ACTTTTTGGCCAGGATGGGCTTTGTGCATCCTGTGACAAACGGATCCGAGCGTACGAGATGACAATGCGTGTGAAGGACAAAGTCTACCACCTTGAGTGCTTCAAGTGTGCAGCCTGTCAGAAGCACTTCTGTGTGGGTGACCGATATCTCCTCATTAACTCGGACATTGTGTGTGAGCAGGACCTCTATGAATGGACGAAGATTAATGGTATGATGTAA